In a genomic window of Alphaproteobacteria bacterium:
- a CDS encoding electron transfer flavoprotein-ubiquinone oxidoreductase, with the protein MSYDVVIVGAGPSGLSAAIRLKQLKPDLTVCVLEKGSEVGAHLMSGGVLEPRSLNELIPNWKEKGAPITCAVTEDRFYFLTKSSAIRLPTPPPMNNHGNYVFSLGAFGKWLAEQAQELGVEIYPGFPAAEVLYNEDNSVKGVATGDMGIGKNGEPTAAFQRGMELHAKQTLFAEGCRGSLTQLLFKKFDLRKECDPQTYGIGIKELWEVPAENHKQGLTVHSAGWPMDSKTYGGSWMYHAENNIISIGFVIGLDYTNPYLSPYHEFQRFKTHPAIAKYLKGGKRISYGARALSEGGLQSLPKLTFPGGALVGDTAGFLNVPKIKGTHAAMKSGMLAAESLAEMFAAGDPTGKEPVGYTHKFKTSWLHEELHRVRNIRPSFVKGFILGFLYSAIDTVLLRGKAPWTFRNHADHLSLKKAKDSTPIDYPKPDGVLMFDKMSSVFISNTNHEEDQPSHLKLKDPSVPINYNLPEYAEPAQRYCPAGVYEVVNDEAGKPKFVINAQNCVHCKTCDIKDPTQNIVWTTPQGGGGPNYSGM; encoded by the coding sequence ATGAGCTATGATGTGGTGATCGTCGGTGCCGGTCCTTCCGGACTGTCCGCGGCCATCCGACTGAAACAGCTGAAGCCTGACCTGACCGTCTGCGTGCTGGAGAAAGGCAGCGAGGTCGGCGCGCATCTGATGTCAGGCGGCGTGCTGGAGCCGCGATCCCTGAACGAGCTGATCCCGAACTGGAAAGAAAAGGGCGCGCCTATCACCTGCGCCGTCACCGAAGACCGTTTTTATTTCCTGACCAAATCATCCGCCATCCGCCTGCCCACCCCGCCGCCGATGAACAACCACGGCAATTACGTCTTCAGCCTTGGTGCGTTTGGCAAATGGCTGGCGGAACAGGCGCAGGAACTGGGCGTGGAGATTTATCCGGGCTTCCCTGCCGCCGAAGTTTTGTACAACGAAGACAATTCGGTGAAGGGCGTTGCGACCGGCGATATGGGCATCGGCAAAAACGGCGAGCCCACAGCCGCCTTCCAGCGCGGGATGGAATTGCATGCGAAACAGACATTGTTCGCCGAAGGCTGCCGCGGATCGCTGACGCAGTTACTGTTCAAGAAGTTTGACCTGCGGAAAGAATGCGACCCGCAAACCTATGGCATCGGCATTAAAGAACTGTGGGAAGTACCCGCCGAAAACCACAAGCAGGGTTTGACCGTGCATAGCGCGGGCTGGCCGATGGACAGCAAGACCTATGGCGGCTCGTGGATGTATCACGCCGAAAATAATATCATTTCTATCGGTTTCGTGATCGGCCTCGATTACACCAACCCGTATCTGTCGCCCTATCACGAATTCCAGCGCTTCAAGACGCATCCGGCGATTGCCAAGTATCTGAAAGGCGGCAAGCGCATTTCCTACGGTGCGCGTGCGCTGTCGGAAGGCGGGCTGCAATCGCTGCCGAAACTCACCTTCCCCGGCGGCGCGCTGGTGGGCGATACGGCGGGCTTCCTCAACGTGCCCAAAATCAAGGGCACGCATGCCGCGATGAAATCGGGGATGCTGGCGGCGGAGTCACTCGCCGAAATGTTTGCGGCGGGCGACCCGACGGGAAAAGAGCCGGTGGGATACACGCATAAATTCAAGACCAGCTGGCTGCACGAGGAACTGCACCGCGTACGCAATATCCGCCCCAGTTTCGTAAAGGGCTTTATCCTCGGCTTCCTTTATTCAGCGATCGACACCGTATTGCTGCGCGGCAAAGCGCCGTGGACGTTCCGCAACCATGCGGATCATCTGTCCCTGAAAAAAGCGAAGGACAGCACACCGATCGATTATCCGAAGCCGGATGGCGTGCTGATGTTCGACAAAATGTCGTCGGTTTTTATTTCGAACACCAATCACGAGGAAGACCAGCCCAGCCACCTGAAGCTGAAAGACCCGTCGGTACCGATCAACTACAACCTGCCCGAATACGCCGAACCCGCGCAGCGCTACTGCCCCGCCGGCGTGTACGAGGTTGTGAACGACGAAGCCGGCAAACCCAAATTCGTCATCAACGCGCAGAACTGCGTACACTGCAAAACCTGCGACATCAAGGACCCCACGCAAAACATCGTCTGGACCACGCCGCAGGGCGGCGGCGGGCCGAATTATTCGGGGATGTAA
- the ndk gene encoding nucleoside-diphosphate kinase → MGAAKERTLSIIKPDATRRNLTGKINAKFEDGGLKIVGQKRLQLTQAQAEKFYEVHKERPFFADLVKFMVSGPVVVQVLEGPDAVALNRKIMGATNPANADAGTIRKEFAESIEANSVHGSDSLDNAKREINFFFAETELV, encoded by the coding sequence ATGGGCGCAGCCAAGGAACGTACACTGTCGATCATCAAACCGGACGCAACGCGCCGTAACCTGACCGGCAAAATCAACGCGAAATTCGAAGACGGCGGCCTGAAAATCGTCGGCCAGAAACGCCTGCAGCTGACGCAAGCGCAAGCGGAAAAATTCTATGAAGTGCACAAGGAACGCCCCTTCTTCGCCGACCTCGTGAAATTCATGGTGTCCGGTCCTGTTGTGGTGCAAGTGCTGGAAGGCCCCGACGCTGTTGCGCTGAACCGCAAAATCATGGGTGCGACCAACCCCGCGAACGCCGATGCCGGCACGATCCGCAAGGAATTTGCTGAATCGATCGAAGCGAACTCGGTGCATGGCTCCGACAGCCTTGATAACGCGAAACGCGAAATCAACTTCTTCTTCGCCGAAACCGAACTGGTCTAA
- a CDS encoding EF-hand domain-containing protein: MTSISGTGASASSLIQMLQQRFKEADSDGDDKLSLDEFTAAGPQGAQGGGAKGPDPSQIFAKLDSDGDGAVSKDEFTTAFSKFGSEAKSALLDAQELFANADANGDGSLSQDEFAASAPKGPPPGGPPPGPPPSGPPPSGDSASASDIFDELDTNGDGSLSEDEFAAIADKSNAASASNDDDAQLLNLLKQASDLYASLTAKNAGASSVAVSA, translated from the coding sequence ATGACAAGTATTTCAGGGACAGGCGCCAGCGCGTCCTCCCTCATCCAGATGCTGCAGCAGCGGTTCAAGGAGGCGGACAGCGACGGCGACGACAAGCTGAGCCTCGATGAATTCACGGCGGCAGGCCCGCAGGGGGCGCAAGGCGGCGGAGCGAAAGGCCCCGATCCGTCGCAGATTTTCGCCAAGCTCGACAGCGACGGCGACGGGGCGGTGTCGAAAGACGAATTCACCACCGCCTTTTCCAAATTCGGCAGCGAAGCGAAATCCGCGCTGCTGGACGCGCAGGAACTGTTCGCCAATGCCGATGCTAACGGCGACGGGTCTTTAAGCCAAGACGAATTCGCGGCATCCGCGCCCAAGGGCCCGCCCCCGGGCGGTCCGCCTCCCGGCCCGCCGCCTTCCGGCCCGCCGCCTTCCGGTGACAGCGCTTCGGCATCCGACATCTTTGACGAGCTGGATACGAATGGCGACGGCAGTTTAAGCGAGGATGAATTCGCGGCGATTGCGGATAAATCGAATGCCGCATCCGCGTCGAATGACGACGATGCGCAGCTGCTCAACCTGCTGAAACAGGCCAGCGATCTCTATGCCAGCCTGACGGCGAAAAACGCGGGCGCGTCTTCGGTCGCCGTCAGCGCATAA
- a CDS encoding lytic transglycosylase domain-containing protein, with translation MEIEKRRYVLGSIGFALVLGCAGTAIAVDIPLPKRKPGQEAAAPAQPKLSFATSIRPPRKPGQAANDLSGVDVAALAAIRPAAGNPEDARLSPSVFAREPSLIDRMFSSLGGGSNRRLTDEDAARYAHIFAFQDVGSFAHANTEIEKLQDLRLMGHVLYQRYTSPDYKTTYKELADWMKRFADHPGAQRIYDLAQKKKTAKDTERLASPRIGRGVYGMHDFDVGQLAQPYIRSRSHAPAQRDLIKAVGQNIGEAPTSSFARLEKKKDLLPVTDYDALQGDVAASYFYNGKIDKAYELASASAHRSGTDVPLAGWIGGLSAWQLGKYPEAAKLFELTARSNRTSAWMSAAGAYWTARSYLRARQPQNVNIWLKRAAEFPRTFYGLIAMKALGMEQAKFNWKTPELTEKHVKALMQLPAGRRALALVKAERPDLAELELRQMNPGDNIVLQEAMIAMATDNGMPALAMRMGSSFRGKNGKLYDSALYPDVPWKPAKGFTVDSALVYAFIRQESKFDWAASNKSSGAVGLMQLMPLTAKHVARKHGDNIDGEKLQDPTLNIDLGQKYLKELLATEYVDNNLFKLAVAYNAGPGKLARWDQNTRYTGDPLLFIESIPVAETRIFVERVMTNFWIYRIKHRQDIESLDRVAEGDWPVYVAQDNRRFPVYASADAFIAP, from the coding sequence TTGGAAATTGAAAAACGCAGATATGTTTTAGGATCGATCGGTTTCGCCCTCGTGCTTGGTTGCGCGGGGACCGCGATTGCGGTTGATATTCCGCTGCCCAAGCGCAAACCCGGTCAGGAAGCCGCTGCTCCCGCACAGCCCAAATTGTCCTTTGCCACTTCGATCCGCCCGCCACGCAAGCCGGGCCAGGCGGCAAATGACCTGAGCGGCGTCGATGTGGCGGCGCTTGCCGCCATCCGTCCCGCTGCCGGCAATCCCGAAGATGCGCGCCTGTCGCCCAGCGTCTTCGCGCGCGAACCGTCGCTGATCGACCGCATGTTCAGCAGCCTGGGGGGCGGGTCGAACCGCCGCCTGACCGATGAAGACGCGGCGCGCTATGCCCATATCTTCGCCTTTCAGGATGTCGGCAGCTTCGCCCATGCAAACACCGAGATTGAAAAGCTCCAGGATTTACGCCTGATGGGGCATGTGCTGTACCAGCGCTATACCAGCCCGGATTACAAAACGACCTACAAGGAACTGGCCGACTGGATGAAACGCTTCGCCGACCATCCGGGCGCGCAGCGCATTTACGATCTTGCGCAGAAAAAGAAAACCGCAAAAGACACCGAACGCCTCGCGTCGCCCCGCATCGGGCGCGGCGTGTATGGCATGCATGATTTCGATGTCGGCCAGCTGGCGCAGCCCTATATCCGCAGCCGCAGCCACGCGCCCGCCCAGCGGGACCTGATCAAGGCGGTCGGCCAAAATATCGGCGAAGCGCCGACATCGTCCTTCGCGCGGCTGGAAAAGAAAAAAGACCTGCTGCCCGTGACCGATTACGACGCATTGCAGGGCGATGTCGCCGCGTCCTATTTCTACAACGGCAAGATCGATAAGGCGTATGAACTTGCCAGCGCCTCCGCCCATCGCTCCGGCACCGATGTGCCGCTGGCGGGCTGGATCGGCGGCTTGTCGGCATGGCAGCTGGGCAAATATCCGGAAGCTGCAAAACTGTTCGAACTCACCGCGCGCTCCAACCGCACATCGGCATGGATGTCGGCAGCGGGCGCGTACTGGACGGCGCGTTCATATTTGCGCGCGCGCCAGCCGCAGAACGTGAATATATGGCTGAAGCGCGCGGCCGAATTCCCGCGCACATTCTACGGCCTGATCGCGATGAAGGCGCTGGGCATGGAACAGGCGAAATTCAACTGGAAAACGCCCGAGCTGACGGAAAAACACGTGAAGGCGCTGATGCAGCTGCCCGCCGGCCGCCGCGCGCTTGCGCTTGTGAAGGCGGAGCGTCCCGACCTTGCCGAGCTTGAACTGCGCCAGATGAACCCCGGCGACAATATCGTGCTGCAAGAAGCGATGATCGCGATGGCGACCGATAACGGCATGCCGGCGCTGGCGATGCGCATGGGATCATCCTTCCGCGGCAAGAACGGCAAGCTGTATGACTCCGCGCTTTATCCCGATGTGCCGTGGAAGCCCGCGAAAGGCTTCACGGTCGATAGCGCGCTTGTTTATGCCTTTATCCGGCAGGAATCGAAATTCGACTGGGCGGCATCCAACAAATCATCGGGCGCGGTCGGCCTCATGCAGCTGATGCCGCTGACGGCGAAGCATGTCGCGCGCAAGCACGGCGACAATATCGACGGCGAAAAACTGCAGGACCCGACGCTCAACATCGACCTCGGCCAGAAATACCTGAAGGAACTGCTGGCGACCGAATACGTCGATAATAATTTGTTCAAGCTGGCGGTCGCCTATAACGCGGGCCCCGGCAAACTGGCGCGCTGGGACCAGAACACGCGCTACACGGGCGACCCGTTGCTGTTCATTGAATCGATCCCCGTCGCCGAAACGCGGATTTTCGTGGAACGCGTGATGACCAATTTCTGGATCTACCGCATCAAGCACAGGCAGGACATCGAATCCCTCGACCGCGTTGCGGAAGGCGACTGGCCGGTCTATGTGGCGCAGGATAACCGCCGTTTCCCGGTATATGCTTCGGCCGATGCCTTTATCGCCCCCTAA
- a CDS encoding histidinol phosphate phosphatase: MNVSEDLIALAHRLADASGEVIRKYFRTGFHIEGKQDQSPVTIADKEAEQVIRAILAKERPGDGIHGEEFGSDAGTTGYMWVLDPIDGTKAFATGRPLFGTLIGLVHNGRAVLGVIDQPISGERWIGAAGHPTLFNGKPATVRPCPDISNANIATTGPDMFDLEEYLRLYTYLKEETSFTIYGGDCYSYGTLASGWLDGIVEGHMKLHDYVALIPVVEGAGGIITDWQGNPLPLKPSFDAFEVLAAGDKPLHERLVQLLSA; the protein is encoded by the coding sequence ATCAATGTTTCCGAGGATTTAATCGCCCTCGCCCACCGACTCGCCGATGCCAGCGGCGAGGTTATCCGCAAATACTTCCGCACCGGTTTTCATATCGAAGGGAAACAGGACCAGAGCCCCGTCACGATTGCCGACAAGGAAGCCGAACAGGTCATCCGCGCCATTTTGGCGAAAGAACGCCCCGGCGACGGCATCCACGGCGAAGAATTCGGATCGGATGCGGGCACGACCGGTTACATGTGGGTGCTGGACCCCATCGACGGCACCAAGGCCTTCGCAACCGGCCGCCCGCTGTTCGGCACGCTGATCGGGTTGGTGCATAACGGCCGCGCGGTGTTGGGCGTGATCGACCAGCCAATATCGGGCGAACGGTGGATTGGCGCTGCCGGCCATCCGACATTGTTCAACGGGAAACCGGCAACCGTGCGCCCCTGCCCCGATATTTCAAACGCGAATATCGCGACCACGGGGCCGGACATGTTCGACCTCGAAGAATACCTGCGGCTTTACACGTATCTGAAGGAAGAAACATCCTTCACCATTTACGGCGGCGATTGCTATTCCTACGGCACGCTGGCATCCGGCTGGCTGGACGGGATTGTGGAAGGACACATGAAGCTGCACGATTACGTCGCACTTATTCCGGTTGTGGAGGGTGCTGGCGGCATCATCACCGACTGGCAGGGCAACCCGCTGCCGCTGAAGCCCAGCTTTGATGCGTTCGAAGTGCTGGCGGCGGGCGATAAACCGCTGCATGAGCGATTGGTACAGCTGCTGTCGGCTTAA
- the alaS gene encoding alanine--tRNA ligase: MTSVAEIRKTFLEFFKKNGHEIVRSSPLVPQNDPTLMFANSGMVQFKNVFTGQEKRSYTRATTAQKCVRAGGKHNDLENVGYTARHLTFFEMLGNFSFGDYFKSDAIPFAWNLLTKDFALDPKRLCVTVYHDDDEAAAIWKKVTGFSDDKIIRIPTMDNFWMMGDTGPCGPCSEIFFDHGDKVAGGPPGSPDQDGDRFVEIWNNVFMQFESLPDGTRTKLPKPSIDTGMGLERMATVLQGKHDVFSIDLLRSIIEQVAHLTNTNPDGENKAAHRVLADHLRASAFLIADGVLPGNEGRGYVLRRIMRRGMRYAHILGAEEPLMYRLLPTLIAKMGDAYPELKEAETLISETLKLEETRFKKTLANGLDLLGKETAKLGKADKLPGDVAFKLYDTYGFPLDLTQDVLKRENGREVDTAGFTTAMDKQKEAARKSWQGSGEAADEKVWFEIKEKSGTTEFLGYDLEKAEAQVVALVSGGKIVQSAKQGDDVSIVVNQTPFYGESGGQVGDRGRIVTAKGGEIEVTDTVKKAGGVFVHHGKVVKGSVNTLDAVELSIDARRRNAIRANHSATHLLHAALRRNIGKHVSQKGSLVDDNRLRFDVSQPTALTEEQIATVEREVNDRIRMNSDVTTRLMPVDDARALGAMAMFGEKYDDEVRVLAMGGADIDDPKRTYSMELCGGTHVRRTGDIGLFKIVGESALASGVRRVEGVTGEGALKYLSEQENRLYQVANLLKTSPADVVARVESLANDKKKLEKEISDLRRKLAAGGGGSSAPEAKVIAGVNFTSRVLEGVPANELKPLADELTAKLGSGVVALVSVDATGKASLVVAVTKDLTAKHDAVKLVKIGAEKMGGKGGGGRPDMAQAGGPEGKLANDAVGAIEAALAS; encoded by the coding sequence ATGACAAGCGTCGCCGAAATCCGCAAGACATTCCTTGAGTTCTTCAAGAAGAACGGGCACGAGATCGTGCGCTCGTCGCCGCTGGTGCCGCAGAACGACCCCACGCTGATGTTCGCCAATTCGGGCATGGTGCAGTTCAAGAACGTCTTCACGGGCCAAGAAAAACGCAGCTATACCCGCGCCACCACCGCGCAGAAATGCGTGCGCGCGGGCGGCAAGCATAACGACCTTGAAAACGTCGGCTATACCGCGCGCCACCTGACCTTCTTTGAAATGCTCGGCAACTTTTCCTTCGGCGATTATTTCAAGTCGGATGCCATTCCGTTCGCGTGGAATTTGCTGACCAAGGATTTCGCGCTCGACCCCAAACGCCTGTGCGTCACTGTCTATCACGACGACGACGAAGCCGCCGCGATCTGGAAGAAAGTCACCGGTTTTTCGGACGATAAAATCATCCGCATCCCGACGATGGATAACTTCTGGATGATGGGCGACACCGGCCCCTGCGGCCCTTGCTCGGAAATCTTCTTTGACCACGGCGACAAAGTCGCGGGCGGCCCTCCCGGCTCGCCCGACCAGGACGGCGACCGTTTCGTGGAGATCTGGAACAACGTCTTCATGCAGTTTGAATCGCTGCCCGACGGCACGCGCACGAAACTGCCCAAGCCTTCCATCGATACCGGCATGGGGCTGGAGCGTATGGCGACCGTTTTGCAGGGCAAGCATGACGTTTTCAGCATTGATCTTTTGCGCTCGATCATCGAACAGGTCGCGCACCTGACCAACACCAACCCCGATGGCGAGAACAAGGCCGCCCACCGCGTGCTGGCCGACCATCTGCGCGCATCCGCCTTCCTGATCGCCGACGGCGTATTGCCGGGTAATGAAGGCCGCGGCTACGTGCTGCGCCGTATCATGCGCCGTGGCATGCGTTACGCGCATATTCTGGGCGCGGAAGAACCGTTGATGTACCGCCTGCTGCCCACGCTGATCGCGAAAATGGGCGATGCGTATCCGGAACTCAAGGAAGCGGAGACGCTGATCTCGGAAACGCTGAAACTCGAAGAAACGCGCTTCAAAAAGACGCTTGCCAATGGCCTTGATTTGCTGGGCAAGGAAACGGCGAAGCTGGGCAAAGCCGACAAGCTGCCGGGCGACGTGGCGTTCAAGCTGTACGACACCTACGGCTTCCCGCTCGACCTCACGCAGGACGTCCTCAAGCGCGAAAACGGCCGCGAAGTCGATACCGCCGGTTTTACGACCGCGATGGACAAGCAAAAAGAAGCCGCACGCAAATCGTGGCAGGGTTCCGGCGAAGCCGCCGATGAAAAAGTCTGGTTCGAAATCAAGGAAAAATCCGGCACCACCGAATTCCTCGGCTATGACCTTGAAAAAGCCGAAGCGCAGGTTGTCGCGCTGGTATCGGGCGGCAAGATCGTGCAATCCGCCAAACAGGGCGATGATGTGTCGATCGTCGTCAACCAGACGCCGTTCTACGGCGAAAGCGGCGGTCAGGTCGGCGACCGCGGCCGCATCGTCACCGCAAAAGGCGGCGAAATTGAAGTGACCGACACCGTGAAAAAAGCGGGCGGCGTGTTCGTCCATCATGGCAAGGTCGTGAAGGGCAGCGTGAATACGCTCGATGCCGTTGAACTGTCGATCGATGCGCGCCGCCGCAATGCGATCCGCGCCAACCATTCCGCGACCCACCTGCTGCATGCGGCGCTGCGCCGTAATATCGGCAAGCATGTGTCGCAAAAGGGTTCGCTGGTCGATGATAACCGGTTGCGTTTCGACGTCAGCCAGCCGACCGCGCTGACCGAAGAACAAATTGCGACGGTCGAGCGTGAAGTAAACGACCGCATCCGCATGAACAGCGATGTCACCACCCGCCTGATGCCGGTCGATGATGCCCGCGCACTCGGCGCGATGGCGATGTTCGGCGAAAAATACGACGACGAAGTGCGCGTGCTCGCGATGGGCGGCGCGGATATTGACGATCCCAAACGCACCTATTCGATGGAACTTTGCGGCGGCACGCATGTGCGCCGCACGGGTGATATCGGCTTGTTCAAGATCGTGGGCGAAAGCGCACTCGCATCCGGCGTGCGCCGCGTGGAAGGTGTCACGGGCGAAGGGGCTTTGAAATACCTGTCCGAACAGGAAAACCGTTTGTATCAGGTCGCGAACCTGCTGAAAACCTCACCCGCCGATGTGGTGGCGCGCGTTGAATCGCTCGCGAACGACAAGAAGAAGTTGGAAAAAGAAATCTCCGACCTGCGCCGTAAACTGGCCGCTGGCGGCGGCGGATCCTCCGCGCCCGAAGCGAAGGTGATCGCGGGCGTGAACTTCACCAGCCGCGTGCTGGAGGGGGTGCCCGCGAATGAATTGAAACCGCTCGCCGATGAACTGACCGCGAAACTGGGCTCGGGCGTTGTTGCGCTTGTGTCTGTCGATGCGACGGGCAAGGCATCGCTGGTGGTTGCGGTCACCAAAGACCTCACCGCGAAACACGATGCCGTGAAACTCGTGAAAATCGGCGCCGAGAAAATGGGCGGCAAAGGCGGCGGCGGCCGCCCCGACATGGCACAGGCGGGCGGGCCCGAAGGCAAGCTTGCGAATGACGCCGTCGGCGCGATCGAAGCGGCGCTGGCGAGCTAA
- a CDS encoding uracil-DNA glycosylase, with protein MTLDTENPNLAELLQLYIDSGADEAIGDEALDRTLLADKVMAFPQPTAEEGGEAYTPGNRPLPAMPSGLAVPKAPPPLDIGAVEAMGDAKLLAAGAKSLDELQAALQGFKGLALQRTATQMVFCDGNPAARVMLVGEAPGADEDRMGKPFVGVSGQLLDKMLGAIGLSREESVYISNIINWRPPGNRAPTDSEVALSLPFILRHIELVNPAVVVFLGGVSAKALTGSASGITRLRGKWLEHMSDGLKAPIPALPMFHPAYLLRSPAEKRHAWADLLKLKAKLKELGIAP; from the coding sequence ATGACCCTTGATACAGAAAACCCAAATCTGGCCGAGCTGCTGCAGTTATATATAGACTCCGGCGCGGATGAAGCGATCGGCGACGAAGCGCTGGATCGTACCCTGCTGGCCGACAAGGTCATGGCCTTCCCGCAACCAACGGCGGAGGAGGGGGGCGAAGCCTATACCCCCGGCAACCGCCCGCTGCCCGCCATGCCGTCCGGTCTGGCCGTACCAAAAGCGCCGCCGCCCCTCGATATCGGCGCGGTCGAGGCGATGGGCGATGCGAAATTGCTGGCGGCGGGTGCGAAAAGCCTCGATGAATTGCAGGCCGCTTTGCAGGGGTTCAAGGGGCTGGCGCTCCAGCGCACGGCGACGCAAATGGTTTTCTGCGATGGCAACCCCGCCGCCCGCGTCATGCTGGTCGGCGAAGCCCCGGGCGCGGACGAGGACCGCATGGGCAAGCCCTTTGTCGGTGTCAGCGGGCAGTTGCTGGATAAAATGCTGGGGGCGATCGGCCTCAGCCGCGAGGAAAGCGTATATATAAGTAACATCATCAACTGGCGCCCGCCCGGCAACCGCGCGCCGACGGATTCCGAAGTCGCTCTCAGCCTGCCCTTCATCCTGCGCCATATCGAACTGGTGAACCCAGCCGTGGTGGTGTTTCTGGGCGGTGTCTCGGCCAAGGCGCTGACCGGTTCGGCCAGCGGCATCACAAGGTTGCGGGGCAAGTGGCTGGAACATATGTCGGATGGGTTGAAAGCGCCCATTCCCGCGCTGCCCATGTTCCACCCCGCCTACCTGCTGCGCTCCCCCGCCGAAAAACGCCACGCCTGGGCGGATCTGCTGAAACTGAAAGCGAAGCTGAAGGAATTGGGGATTGCCCCCTGA